CGTGCGGGTGTCGTCCTTGTCGGCGAGTATCTGACGGATGAGTTCGTCGAGCTGGAACACGTCCGGGCCGGCGACCTCCACCACGCCGTTGACCGGGGCACCGACCGCAGTGCGGCCGACGGCAGCGGCCACGTCGTCGGAGTAGATGGGCTGGAACTTGACGGGGGCCAGACGCACGGTGTCGCCCTCGGTCGAGATGTCCGCGATCCCGTTCACGAACTCGAAGAACTGAGTGGCGTGGACGATGGAGTACGGGATGTCGGAGGCCTTGATCAGCTCTTCCTGCGCCTGCTTGGCACGGAAGTAGCCGCTCTCCTGAAGGCGGTCGGTACCGACCACGGACAGCGCCACGTGGTGCGTCACACCAGCGTCCGCCTCGGCCCGCAGGAGATTGGTGGTCGAGGTGCGGAAGAAGTTCATGACGTCTTCGTCGTCCCAGGACGGGGAGTTGGACACATCGACCACGACCGACGCGTCCTGCAGTGTCTCGGCAAGCCCTTCGCCGGTCAGTGTGTTGACGCCGGTGTTGGGTGAGGCTGCGACCGCCTCGTGCCCGTACTCGTTGAGCTTGCCTATCAGCTTCGAGCCGATGAGCCCGGTTCCGCCGATCACTACGACCTTCATAGCGGTGTCCTTTCATAGGTATTCATGCTGCGGCGCGCAGCTGCGACGAGTTCCTCGTCGGCGCCGAAAGAATTTTGGTCTGCGTTGGGAGAGACCGGACAGCAGATCCATTTGTGACAGGGATTCGTAAGAATCGGGAAAATCCCTGGAACGGACCCTCAATGAGACTGTTCAGCCAGTCGTGGAGGGGCGTTATTCGGCGAGCTTTCCGTCGGTCGAGACCTCTGTCATCAGCGCGGAAATCTCGTCGGGAATGGCAGGAATGCTCTCGCGGGTGATACCGGTCGTGGGTGACCACACGAGGTTGACCTGCTGGGCGGGGTCCTGGTGGGGGTGGTCGCTGCGGTTGTGGCAGCCACGGGTCTCGCGTCGCTCAAGTGCTGCTTCGAGGGTCGCCCGGGCCGACAGTGCCGCGGACTTGAGATCAAAGGCGTGGGCGAGATCCTGGAAGCCGGCGATGTCCGGGTGGACGCCGATGTCCGCCATCCTCTTCTCGATCGCCGCGAGTTCCGCGAGCCCGGTGCGCAGGCCTTGTTCGTCGCGTACGACTCCGGCGTGCTCGGTCATGGTGTTGCGGATGGCGCGCTGCAGGGCGCGGACGTTCTCCGGCCCGTCGGCGACGAGAAGGTCGTCGATCTCCGCGCGGGCCTCTGCGATGGCCGACGCCGACCGGGGCTGGGCGGTCAGGGACTGCGAGTAGGCGGCGGCCGCCCGGCCCGTGATGCGGCCGAAGACCAGCAGTTCGATGAGACTGTTCCCGCCGAGGCGATTGGCACCGTGCAGGCCGCTCGACGCCTCACCGATGGCGTACAGACCGCGCACGTCGGTGCGGTGGTCCTCGGGACGTACCCACACCCCACCCATCGAATAGTGCGCGGTGGGCGCGATCTCGATCGGATCGCGGGTGATGTCCAGCATCTGCAGATCGAGCAGGGTCTGGTAGACCCGGGGGAGACGCGTCATGATCGTCTGCCGTGGCAGATGGGAGACGTCGAGCCATACTCCGCCCTTGGGCGTCCCCCGCCCTTCCTTGATCTCCGTGTAGGACGCCAAGGCCACGCGGTCGCGGGTCGACAACTCCATGCGTGCAGGGTCGTAGCGGTTCATGAACCGCTCGCCGAGCGCGTTGCGCAGGATGCCGCCCTCACCTCGGGCGGCCTCGCTGACCAGGGTTCCGGCCGCGTTCTCCGGCTCGATGATCCCGGAAGGATGGAACTGCACCAGCTCGGCGTCGCGCAGACGGGCTCCGGCCTCCACCGCCAGGCGGAAGGAATCGCCTGTGTTCTCGTCGCGCCGGGAGGACGTTCGCCGCCAGATGCGGGTGTGACCACCAGCGGCAAGGATGACGGCGTCGGCGTGGATCAGGTACCGCGTTCCATGGGTGAGATCGAAGCCGTAGGCACCGAAGACGGCGCCGTCGTGGACCAGAAGCCGGGTGATGTAGACACCGTCGAGCACCGGAACGTTCAGCTGCTCCGCGCGCCGGATAAGCGTGCGCTGGATCTCCAGACCGGTGTAGTCGCCGGCAAACGCGGTCCGCCGATACTTGTGCGCGCCGAAGAAGCGCTGGGAGATCCGGCCGTCCTCCTCCCGGGCGAAGGCCATGCCATAGCGTTCCAGGTCGCCGATGCCCTGAGCGGCGCCCTGGGTGACGATCTCCACGGTGCGGGGATCGGCCAGCAGATAACTCTCCTTGAGAGTGTCGGCGGCGTGCTGCTGCCAGCTGTCCTCGGGATCCATGGTGGCCAGGGCCGCATTGATTCCTCCAGCAGCAAGCGCCGTATGCGCGTCCTCCTTGGGACGCTTGCCGACCGCGAGGACGTCGACACCGGCCTCGGCCAGCTCGATCGCCGCTCGCAGCCCAGCACCTCCGGTTCCGATCACCAGCACCATGGTGGAAATACGTTGTTCGGTGATAGCCACGATCTACTCCGATCGCCGAGGGATTGTCACTCAGTAGGACCAGGACGTCCTGGAATGTGTGACACCGTTCGTGGACGCTCTCGTGGCAGGTGACGTCCACTGACATCGATCCCATCGACGACCTCGGCGGGCGGGCGTCGGCTGTCACAACCTCGTGGGCTTCATGGTCATACCTTCAGTCGAACATTGCCTCGGCGAGCTGACTGACCATTGATCATGTCCGTCGGGCAAAGGAGCGGAAGATGCCGTACGTCATTGCACAGCCTTGCGCCGACGTCGATCGATGACGGAGCTTGCCTCATCGAGCGCCCAGCTGGGCGCAGTAGACGACCAATGCCGAGTACTCCCAGGTGTCCCGAGGCGAACGCGGTGGCGTGCTTGCCCCACTTGGTCGTGTCGAAACTTTGCACCGTGCTCGATGTCACCTACATGGCGAAGCACACGTGCAGTGGCTCTCAGCATGCAAGCTGCGGGGCCATGGGTGGTTGGTGGGGATGGCGTCCCCGGTGAGGGAATGAGGCAGTGCGTGGGAAGGACCGTTCACTCCGGAGGCCGGGCCTTCCGGCCGAACTCCGCTTCCGGCGGTACGCAACGCCTCGACCTCCGCTTGCGTCATGAGCGGGTGGCGTTCGCCAGGATGCGCACGTCCCAGGACCGGTTCGCAGACGCGATCACCGCCTTCGCGGGCACGATGGGCTTCGTGTACGTCCATGCAGTCTGGTTCGCGGTGTGGATCGCCCTCAACCTCAGACTGTTCGGCTCCGTCGCAGTCTTCGACCCCTACCCGTTCGGGCTGCTCACCATGATCGTGAGCCTGGAGGCCATCTTCCTGTCCACATTCGTGATGGTGAGCCAAAATCGCCAGGCCGCACGTGAAAACATCCGGGCCGATCTGGACTTTGAGACCAATCTTCGCGCCGAGGTCTGGGCGGTGCACATAGGCAAGGCGCTCGGCCTGAATCCGCAGGAGATCGAGCTTCACGTCCAGGAGATCATCCAGCAGAGCAAGAGCGCGATGGAACCCGGGTCCGGGGTTCCGCCGGTGGCCCCGGATGCGCTGTGAACGTGCGGTGGCGGGCACGATGCTTCGGGTGCGGACCAGCTTGTGGTAACGGGTGTAGCCGAGGTCTGCGTAGAGCG
This portion of the Streptomyces mirabilis genome encodes:
- a CDS encoding SDR family oxidoreductase, whose protein sequence is MKVVVIGGTGLIGSKLIGKLNEYGHEAVAASPNTGVNTLTGEGLAETLQDASVVVDVSNSPSWDDEDVMNFFRTSTTNLLRAEADAGVTHHVALSVVGTDRLQESGYFRAKQAQEELIKASDIPYSIVHATQFFEFVNGIADISTEGDTVRLAPVKFQPIYSDDVAAAVGRTAVGAPVNGVVEVAGPDVFQLDELIRQILADKDDTRTVVTDPSAPYSGAELKETTLVPGPDAHITETRFSDWLGQKR
- a CDS encoding L-aspartate oxidase; translated protein: MVLVIGTGGAGLRAAIELAEAGVDVLAVGKRPKEDAHTALAAGGINAALATMDPEDSWQQHAADTLKESYLLADPRTVEIVTQGAAQGIGDLERYGMAFAREEDGRISQRFFGAHKYRRTAFAGDYTGLEIQRTLIRRAEQLNVPVLDGVYITRLLVHDGAVFGAYGFDLTHGTRYLIHADAVILAAGGHTRIWRRTSSRRDENTGDSFRLAVEAGARLRDAELVQFHPSGIIEPENAAGTLVSEAARGEGGILRNALGERFMNRYDPARMELSTRDRVALASYTEIKEGRGTPKGGVWLDVSHLPRQTIMTRLPRVYQTLLDLQMLDITRDPIEIAPTAHYSMGGVWVRPEDHRTDVRGLYAIGEASSGLHGANRLGGNSLIELLVFGRITGRAAAAYSQSLTAQPRSASAIAEARAEIDDLLVADGPENVRALQRAIRNTMTEHAGVVRDEQGLRTGLAELAAIEKRMADIGVHPDIAGFQDLAHAFDLKSAALSARATLEAALERRETRGCHNRSDHPHQDPAQQVNLVWSPTTGITRESIPAIPDEISALMTEVSTDGKLAE
- a CDS encoding DUF1003 domain-containing protein yields the protein MGRTVHSGGRAFRPNSASGGTQRLDLRLRHERVAFARMRTSQDRFADAITAFAGTMGFVYVHAVWFAVWIALNLRLFGSVAVFDPYPFGLLTMIVSLEAIFLSTFVMVSQNRQAARENIRADLDFETNLRAEVWAVHIGKALGLNPQEIELHVQEIIQQSKSAMEPGSGVPPVAPDAL